One stretch of Mangifera indica cultivar Alphonso chromosome 9, CATAS_Mindica_2.1, whole genome shotgun sequence DNA includes these proteins:
- the LOC123225142 gene encoding GDP-mannose transporter GONST2-like, with protein MINGIQKQGYRGLSDRFFRGNRATFGGGANISVDGDEKREHRLGTKSGPLLSGTAYCITSCSMILLNKVVLSGYNFNAGISLMFYQNLISTLVVALFGLSRAISVEKLNWKLVKIWIPVNIIFVGMLVSGMYSLKYINIAMVTILKNVTNILTAVGELYIFRKRQNPKVWTAMFLMIISAISGGITDLSFDATGYAWQIINCVLTASYSLTLRLVMDKAKQVTRSGSLNEFSMVLLNNLLSLPFAIFLILLFDEWRYVMTVDVINLPMFWVAATASGFLGLAISFTSMWFLKQTGPTTYSLVGSLNKIPISIAGLVLFKVPLSFPNMFSIVFGLFAGIFFARAKMS; from the exons ATGATTAATGGCATTCAAAAGCAAGGATACAGAGGATTAAGTGACAG GTTCTTTAGAGGGAATCGAGCCACATTTGGCGGCGGTGCAAATATTTCAGTTGACGGGGATGAAAAGAGAGAACATAGGTTAGGAACAAAATCAGGACCTCTTCTGTCGGGAACAGCTTACTGTATAACTTCCTGCAGCATGATTTTGCTAAATAAAGTCGTTCTTTCGGGTTATAATTTCAATGCTGGAATATCATTGATGTTTTATCAA AATCTAATTAGCACTCTAGTAGTTGCCTTATTTGGGCTCTCCAGAGCAATTTCAGTGGAAAAGCTAAATTGGAAGCTGGTTAAGATTTGGATACCTGTTAATATAATCTTTGTTGGCATGCTTGTTTCAGGCATGTACAG tttgaaatacataaatattgcAATGGTGACAATTCTGAAGAATGTGACAAATATTTTAACAGCAGTTGGAGAGTTGTATATATTTCGAAAACGTCAGAATCCGAAGGTCTGGACTGCAATGTTTCTAATG ATTATCTCTGCTATCAGTGGAGGGATCACAGATCTCTCATTTGATGCAACAGGATATGCTTGGCAGATTATTAATTGTGTTCTAACCGCTAGCTACTCG CTTACCCTGCGGCTGGTCATGGACAAAGCGAAGCAGGTGACTAGATCAGGATCTCTAAACGAATTTTCAATGGTGTTGCTGAATAACTTATTATCTCTTCCTTTTGCCATCTTCTTGATTCTCTTATTCGATGAATGGAGATATGTAATGACTGT GGATGTAATAAATTTGCCTATGTTCTGGGTTGCTGCAACAGCCAGTGGGTTTCTTGGGCTTGCAATTAGCTTCACCTCCATGTGGTTTTTAAAGCAAACTGGTCCAACCACATACAG CTTGGTAGGTTCATTGAACAAGATTCCAATCTCCATTGCTGGTCTTGTATTGTTCAAGGTTCCACTGAGTTTTCCAAATATGTTCAGCATAGTTTTTG GTCTATTTGCTGGGATATTCTTTGCCAGGGCAAAAATGTCCTGA